A single Neospora caninum Liverpool complete genome, chromosome VIIb DNA region contains:
- a CDS encoding putative ATP-dependent RNA helicase: MTSRLRALGVSSLFEVQRLMLRHVLQEESGNSLVLSPTGTGKTLSFLLPLIQRIEEERWPRTEPVLIVTPTRELAEQIAFEAWRLRTSPSTEIALVFGSASSHSAGSSASLHRAREAEESFLLRAGAHVVVGTPGRLRELIEKKTVLLHADQQKVVILDEADKLLSRGLEEDVVAILRATQNPGRRLFAFSATFPKWLRDGLARLPGYDRRDTEGRRQDGDTGPSGQARPLDNGGGRPFSSHGNDSSPSPSMRIIDLCNSAAPFTSLPEHSQQTRAASASSSAFPASSAASLLPSDPLSTPSKEHPARRPNITHMVCRLPRQEQKRIRALLFLLKARLLDPHPDLRGIIFCNSRQQASLLAHHPLLEPVAKPLHADMTQTQRSATLRAFTRGDFPILIATDVAARGLDLPRVGLVVHYGVPQSAEVYVHRAGRTGRPQRLAERRRRAETALDRESVEPREEGAEGAGEENGESIGNQDTEASLLADAPASSARGEDTRAWTATIGTKKPRDRRQMPGRGSDDEGEHDAPAGGVFVQRGESILLLDRGQQQGALLRKFENTVKAVFRELDAPDEDAMVQHSLREIEAQLLSPQVVPFLSPFLPFASTHLSAHGPRLLAAALALLLQRQQRITWRSALSGRFNFTPLLFHDPFYQHFKNKEDLLSLLRQVLQPSFSPSANIGRIAYSRKGLLVDLPSGAARAVLASEELKKRKIKVTFAATLPHVVGDELRARMERTRRQRDPEKVLQELQKRIHNARSKRARIRAAKQLARQRERHGVSKLYEANRRNSFFQSPRSPSSADSRSKNN, translated from the exons ATGACGTCGAGACTTCGTGCTCTCGGCGTTTCGTCCCTCTTTGAAGTCCAGCGCCTGATGCTCCGACACGTGCTCCAAG aagagagcggaaactCTCTGGTCTTGTCTCCGACGGGGACAGGAAAGACcctgtcctttcttcttcctcttatTCAGCGCATTGAAGAGGAACGGTGGCCACGCACTGAGCCCGTGTTGATTGTGACTCCCACGCGCGAGCTGGCGGAACAGATTGCGTTCGAGGCGTGGAG GTTACGTACGTCTCCCTCGACGGAGATTGCGCTAGTCTTTGGGTCGGCCTCGTCGCATTCGGCGGGatcctccgcttctcttcacCGCGcccgcgaggccgaggaatCGTTCCTGTTGCGCGCAGGCGCGCACGTGGTGGTCGGCACACCGGGGCGGCTCCGAGAGCTTATTGAGAAGAAGACCGTtttgctgcatgcagaccaGCAGAAAGTTGTGATTCTCGACGAAGCAGATAAGCTTCTCAGTCGCGGACTTGAAGAGGACGTCGTCGCCATCCTTCGCGCGACACAAAATCCAGGCAGGCGGCTGTTTGCGTTCTCCGCCACATTCCCAAAGTGGCTGCGAGACGGCCTCGCGAGGCTGCCTGGGTACgaccggagagacacagaggggcGGCGgcaagacggagacacggggcCCAGTGGGCAAGCGCGGCCTCTGGACAATGGGGGCGGTAGGCCATTCTCTTCTCACGGAAACGactcttcgccgtctccgtccatGCGCATTATTGATCTGTGCAACTCCGCCGCGCCGTTTACGTCGCTCCCTGAGCACTCACAGCAGACACGCgctgcttctgcgtcttcgtcggcctTCCCGGCTTCCTCTGCGGCCTCTCTTTTGCCGTCAGATCCGCTTTCCACCCCTTCAAAGGAACACCCTGCTCGGCGGCCGAACATCACACATATGGTgtgtcgtcttccgcgtcagGAGCAAAAACGTattcgcgctcttctctttcttctcaaagcgcgtctcctcgatCCCCACCCTGACTTACGAGGAATCATCTTTTGCAATTCGCGCCAGCAGGCGAGTCTCCTGGCACACCACCCCCTTCTGGAGCCTGTGGCGaagccgctgcatgcggacATGACTCAGACTCAACGCTCAGCGACACTCAGGGCCTTCACGCGAG GTGATTTCCCGATTTTGATTGCCACCGACGTGGCCGCAAGAGGGCTCGATCTCCCACGCGTAGGTCTTGTGGTTCACTACGGTGTACCGCAGAGCGccgaggtgtatgtacaccgcgcTGGGCGCACGGGCAGGCCGCAGCGTCTCGCGgaacggcggcgccgagccGAGACTGCACTCGACCGCGAAAGCGTAGAAccaagagaggaaggtgcggaaggagcgggagaggagaatgGTGAGAGCATCGGTAACCaggacacagaggcgagccTTCTAGCTGACGCGCCAGCGTCGTCTGCCCGAGGCGAAGACACACGAGCATGGACGGCGACTATCGGGACcaaaaagccgagagacagacgtCAAATGCCaggccgaggaagcgacgatGAAGGCGAACACGACGCGCCCGCCGGTGGGGTCTTTGTACAGCGTGGCGAGTCGATTCTCCTCTTGGACCGAGGGCAGCAGCAGGGTGCGCTTCTTCGGAAATTCGAAAACACGGTTAAAGCTGTATTCCGAGAGCTCGACGCCCCTGATGAAGACGCCATGGTTCAACATTCACTTCGGGAGATTG aagCTCAGCTTCTTTCACCTCAAgttgttccttttctttccccgtttcttccgtttgCCTCGACGCACTTATCTGCCCACGGTCCTAGGCTCCTCGCGGCGGCTTTGGCTCTTCTGCTTCAGCGCCAGCAGAGAATCACGTGGCGGTCGGCACTATCCGGGCGCTTCAATTtcacgcctcttctcttccacgaTCCGTTTTATCAGCACTTCAAGAACAAGGAGGATCTGCTTTCGCTCTTGCGCCAGGTTCTGCAGCccagcttctctccgtctgcgaACATCGGCCGAATTGCATACTCCCGGAAAGGACTCCTCGTCGACTTGCCCTCTGGAGCTGCCCGCGCGGTCCTGGCGAGTGAAGAACTCAAGAAGCGAAAAATCAAAGTCACCTTCGCTGCGACGCTTCCGCACGTCGTCGGCGATGAACTGCGAGCGCGAATGGAGCGAacgcggcgacagcgagaccCGGAGAAAGTGCTACAGGAGCTTCAAAAGCGGATACACAACGCCCGGTCGAAGCGCGCGAGGAT CCGCGCGGCAAAGCAACTCGCTCGTCAGCGTGAGCGCCACGGCGTTTCGAAGCTCTACGAGGCCAATCGGAGAAACAGTTTCTTTCAGTCCCCCAGATCTCCGTCTTCAGCGGACTCTCGTTCCAAGAATAACTAA